One window from the genome of Faecalibacterium sp. HTF-F encodes:
- the tatA gene encoding twin-arginine translocase TatA/TatE family subunit: MRIGTNELLIILVVALLIFGPKNLPKLGKMFGKTINGFKKGMEDEEGSDNSEEKTEKQVSKKDEDEE; this comes from the coding sequence ATGCGTATTGGTACTAACGAACTGCTGATCATCCTGGTCGTCGCTCTGCTGATCTTTGGACCCAAGAACCTGCCGAAGCTGGGCAAGATGTTCGGCAAGACCATCAACGGCTTCAAGAAGGGCATGGAGGACGAGGAAGGCTCCGATAATTCCGAGGAGAAGACCGAGAAGCAGGTTTCCAAGAAGGACGAAGACGAGGAGTAA
- a CDS encoding rhodanese-like domain-containing protein produces the protein MTEKITAADAIRLLDAHEATAVDVREPDEFAVGHIPGAKLLPLSQVLSRAAEVLPDKDAMWLIYCRTGRRSADAVQKLESLGYTNLRDLGGILSWPYEIEGDFEGHF, from the coding sequence ATGACTGAGAAGATCACTGCTGCCGACGCCATCCGTCTGCTGGATGCACATGAGGCAACCGCCGTGGACGTCCGGGAGCCGGACGAATTTGCTGTGGGCCACATTCCGGGGGCAAAGCTGCTGCCGCTGAGTCAGGTGCTGAGCCGTGCCGCCGAGGTGCTGCCGGATAAGGATGCCATGTGGCTCATCTACTGCCGCACCGGCCGCCGCAGCGCCGATGCCGTGCAGAAGCTGGAATCGCTGGGTTACACCAATCTGCGGGATCTGGGCGGCATCCTGAGCTGGCCCTACGAGATCGAGGGAGATTTTGAGGGGCATTTTTAA
- a CDS encoding iron-containing alcohol dehydrogenase — translation MARFTLPRDLYHGKGALEALKTFTGKKAIVCVGGGSMKRFGFLDRAVSYLKEAGMEVELFEGIEPDPSVETVMRGAEAMLKFEPDWIIAMGGGSPIDAAKAMWIKYEYPEITFEEMCKVFGIPPLRRKAHFCAISSTSGTATEVTAFSIITDYQKGIKYPIADFEITPDVAIVDPDLAETMPKKLVAHTGMDAMTHAIEAYVSTAHCDYTDPLAIFAIRMIQGDLVDSYNGDMSKRDSMHNAQCLAGMAFSNALLGIVHSMAHKTGAAFADYGAHIIHGAANAMYLPKVVAFNAKDPEAKKRYGVIADEMKLGGASDDEKVTLLIEYLRGMNDALNIPHCIQHYGPDSYPAEQGFVPEDVFLQRLPEIAKNAIADACTGSNPRQPSQEEMEKLLKCCYYDTEVDF, via the coding sequence ATGGCTCGTTTTACCCTGCCCCGTGATCTTTACCATGGCAAGGGCGCTTTGGAAGCCCTGAAGACTTTTACCGGCAAAAAGGCCATCGTCTGCGTGGGCGGCGGCTCCATGAAGCGGTTCGGCTTTCTGGATCGTGCGGTCTCCTACCTGAAGGAAGCAGGCATGGAAGTAGAGCTGTTTGAAGGCATCGAACCCGATCCTTCGGTGGAGACCGTCATGCGCGGTGCTGAGGCCATGCTGAAATTTGAGCCGGACTGGATCATCGCCATGGGCGGCGGCTCTCCCATCGATGCCGCCAAGGCCATGTGGATCAAGTACGAGTATCCCGAGATCACCTTTGAGGAGATGTGCAAGGTGTTCGGCATCCCGCCGTTGCGCCGCAAGGCCCACTTCTGCGCCATTTCCTCCACTTCCGGCACCGCTACTGAGGTGACGGCTTTCTCCATCATCACCGATTACCAGAAGGGCATCAAGTACCCCATCGCGGACTTTGAGATCACGCCCGACGTGGCCATCGTAGACCCGGATCTGGCCGAGACCATGCCCAAAAAGCTGGTGGCCCACACCGGCATGGACGCCATGACCCATGCTATCGAAGCCTATGTTTCCACCGCACACTGCGACTACACCGACCCGCTGGCCATCTTTGCCATCCGCATGATCCAGGGCGATCTGGTGGACAGCTACAACGGCGACATGTCCAAGCGCGACTCCATGCACAACGCCCAGTGTCTGGCCGGCATGGCCTTCTCCAACGCACTGCTGGGCATCGTGCACTCCATGGCCCACAAGACCGGCGCTGCCTTTGCGGACTACGGCGCACACATCATCCATGGTGCCGCCAATGCCATGTATCTGCCCAAGGTCGTCGCGTTCAACGCCAAGGACCCCGAAGCCAAGAAGCGCTACGGCGTCATTGCAGACGAGATGAAGCTGGGCGGCGCCAGCGATGACGAGAAGGTAACGCTGCTCATCGAGTACCTGCGCGGCATGAACGACGCGCTGAACATCCCCCACTGCATCCAGCACTACGGCCCGGACTCCTACCCCGCCGAGCAGGGCTTTGTGCCGGAGGACGTGTTCCTGCAGCGCCTGCCCGAGATCGCAAAGAACGCCATTGCCGATGCCTGCACCGGCTCCAACCCCCGCCAGCCCAGTCAGGAAGAGATGGAAAAACTGCTCAAGTGCTGCTACTACGACACCGAGGTGGATTTCTGA
- a CDS encoding sigma-70 family RNA polymerase sigma factor, with protein MGMTLKELLTKGEGTISAKEAKALAAQCRMDEETLYTLLEERGIKVLEEDTEPMLDVDSIMAEVESAENNNDDLGITEDEDEQSEENPADLKAAMDELLDDPVKNYLKQIGQIPLLSAEQEVELSRRIHAGAEAAHILQADRQKYGGPEYIKKNSARFSFEEDENSRSYTEDLDEEGNEKPTEDAEEKAAEEEAMEAVENGPLTDEKRAELLKTRRDGLNARRSLSEANLRLVVSIAKKHVGHNLAFLDLIQEGNIGLIKAAEKFDCDRGFRFSTYATWWIRQAITRAIADQARTIRIPVHMVETINRMRQATNQLVYQNGHEPTPEELAKAMDMSVERVREIQRMAQEPASLESPVGEEEDSSLGDFVADENAEAPGKAADRAMVAQQINLALKSLTPREEKVIRLRFGLDDGRPRTLEEVGRDFGVTRERVRQIEAKAIRKLHSRKCLSLLNGLIE; from the coding sequence ATGGGCATGACTTTAAAGGAACTGTTGACGAAAGGCGAAGGCACCATTTCGGCCAAGGAGGCCAAGGCGCTGGCTGCGCAGTGCAGAATGGATGAGGAAACGCTCTATACCCTTCTGGAAGAACGCGGGATCAAGGTGCTGGAAGAGGACACGGAGCCGATGCTGGATGTGGACAGCATCATGGCAGAGGTGGAGAGCGCCGAGAACAACAACGATGATCTGGGCATCACAGAGGACGAGGACGAGCAGAGTGAGGAGAACCCCGCAGACCTGAAGGCTGCCATGGACGAGCTGCTGGACGACCCTGTGAAGAACTACCTCAAGCAGATCGGTCAGATCCCGCTGCTGAGCGCCGAGCAGGAGGTGGAGCTGAGCCGCCGCATCCATGCCGGTGCCGAGGCAGCGCATATCCTGCAGGCCGACCGTCAGAAGTACGGCGGGCCGGAGTACATCAAGAAGAACAGCGCCCGCTTCTCCTTTGAAGAGGACGAGAACAGCCGCAGCTATACTGAGGATCTGGACGAGGAAGGCAACGAGAAGCCCACCGAGGATGCCGAGGAAAAGGCCGCAGAAGAGGAAGCCATGGAGGCCGTGGAGAACGGCCCCCTGACCGACGAAAAGCGCGCAGAGCTGCTCAAGACCCGCCGCGACGGCCTGAACGCCCGCCGCAGCCTGAGCGAGGCGAACCTGCGTCTGGTGGTGTCCATTGCCAAGAAGCATGTGGGCCACAATCTGGCATTTCTGGATCTGATCCAGGAGGGCAACATCGGTCTGATCAAGGCTGCGGAGAAGTTTGACTGCGACCGTGGATTCCGCTTCTCCACCTATGCGACCTGGTGGATCCGTCAGGCCATCACCCGCGCCATTGCGGATCAGGCCCGCACCATCCGTATCCCGGTGCACATGGTGGAGACCATCAACCGGATGCGTCAGGCCACCAACCAGCTGGTGTACCAGAACGGCCACGAGCCGACCCCGGAAGAGCTGGCAAAGGCCATGGATATGAGCGTGGAGCGTGTGCGTGAGATCCAGCGCATGGCACAGGAGCCGGCAAGTCTGGAAAGCCCCGTGGGTGAGGAAGAGGATTCCTCTCTGGGCGATTTCGTCGCAGACGAAAATGCCGAAGCCCCCGGCAAGGCCGCAGACCGCGCCATGGTGGCACAGCAGATCAATCTGGCGCTCAAGAGCCTGACCCCCCGTGAGGAAAAGGTCATCCGCCTGCGTTTTGGTCTGGACGATGGCCGTCCCCGCACGCTGGAAGAGGTGGGCCGCGACTTTGGCGTTACCCGTGAGCGCGTGCGCCAGATCGAGGCAAAGGCCATCCGCAAGCTGCACAGCCGCAAGTGCCTGTCCCTGCTGAACGGCCTGATCGAGTAA
- a CDS encoding CPBP family intramembrane glutamic endopeptidase, with the protein MERNEKTRALLAAFGCALAYLLAGKALTAVLPQVPEEAARMWAFVHRCAAAPIVEELVFRGAIQQLARPLGERQAVALQAVLFAVQHRGPAGMAYALVCGLVLGTIRSRTGSVWPGMLLHTLNNLLVFAAG; encoded by the coding sequence ATGGAACGGAATGAAAAAACAAGGGCCCTGCTGGCCGCATTCGGCTGTGCGCTGGCTTACCTGCTGGCGGGCAAGGCTCTGACGGCGGTCCTGCCGCAGGTGCCGGAGGAAGCCGCCCGGATGTGGGCCTTTGTGCACCGCTGTGCCGCTGCGCCCATCGTGGAAGAACTGGTGTTCCGCGGCGCCATCCAGCAGCTGGCCCGGCCGCTGGGCGAGAGACAGGCTGTAGCTTTGCAGGCGGTGCTGTTTGCCGTGCAGCATAGGGGCCCGGCAGGCATGGCCTATGCGCTGGTGTGCGGCCTTGTGCTGGGCACCATCCGCAGCCGCACCGGAAGCGTATGGCCGGGGATGCTTTTGCATACATTGAATAATCTGCTGGTTTTTGCAGCAGGATAA
- a CDS encoding RrF2 family transcriptional regulator, which translates to MKFSTKSRYALRLMAELARYAPGTTVSLKEISERQNLSLKYLEQIVTPLARAGLVKSERGSQGGYRLTKAPAAYTAGEILRAIEGSVAPIPCLGSETNECPMWEQCFTLPFWTGLDEVINQYIDSVTLEQLARQLPTADKKEGCCSCGTKNT; encoded by the coding sequence ATGAAATTTTCGACCAAAAGCCGTTACGCCCTGCGCCTGATGGCCGAGCTGGCGCGCTATGCGCCGGGCACCACCGTCAGCCTGAAGGAGATCAGTGAGCGGCAGAACCTGAGCCTGAAATATTTGGAGCAGATCGTCACGCCGCTGGCCCGGGCAGGCCTTGTCAAGAGCGAGCGCGGCAGTCAGGGCGGCTACCGCCTGACCAAAGCCCCTGCCGCCTACACCGCCGGTGAGATCCTGCGCGCCATCGAGGGCAGTGTGGCCCCCATTCCCTGCCTTGGCAGCGAGACCAACGAGTGCCCCATGTGGGAGCAGTGCTTCACCCTGCCGTTCTGGACCGGCCTTGACGAGGTCATCAACCAGTATATCGACAGTGTAACGCTGGAACAGCTTGCCCGTCAGCTGCCCACCGCAGACAAAAAAGAGGGCTGCTGCAGCTGCGGCACGAAAAATACCTGA
- the ymfI gene encoding elongation factor P 5-aminopentanone reductase: MYEDEFELTFNLSGEEPQPEQAAQEPPAAPKPKAAPEAAAVDEPTRVMVLEKPAPQPVPEPETPEPPQEPEKPAAEEAAAARPSAGNGRGVLISGGDRGIGAAAARAFYEAGFRVAVLYHSNAEAAAALEKQLPGITAVQCDVASRASCELAFRTAEQALGHVDVLVSNAGIAQQKLFTDITPEEWQHMLDVNLTGAFHLCQLALPGMIRRKAGRILTVSSMWGQTGGSCEVHYSAAKAGLIGLTKALAKEEGPSGITVNCVAPGVIDTDMMAAFTAEDKAALAEETPVGRLGSADEVARLLVFLAGEDAGYITGQVFGVNGGLVI; the protein is encoded by the coding sequence TTGTACGAAGATGAATTTGAACTGACGTTCAATCTGTCGGGCGAGGAGCCGCAGCCGGAACAGGCTGCGCAGGAACCGCCCGCAGCGCCAAAGCCGAAGGCGGCACCGGAAGCAGCTGCAGTGGACGAACCCACCCGGGTGATGGTGCTGGAAAAACCTGCGCCGCAGCCGGTCCCGGAGCCGGAGACGCCAGAACCGCCGCAGGAGCCGGAGAAACCGGCAGCCGAAGAGGCAGCTGCAGCGCGTCCGTCTGCGGGCAATGGCCGGGGCGTTTTGATCTCCGGCGGCGACCGGGGCATCGGTGCGGCTGCGGCCCGGGCGTTTTATGAGGCCGGCTTCCGCGTGGCGGTGCTGTACCACAGCAACGCCGAAGCCGCTGCAGCACTGGAAAAGCAGCTGCCTGGCATTACCGCCGTCCAGTGCGATGTGGCGTCCCGCGCCAGCTGCGAGCTTGCGTTCCGCACCGCAGAGCAGGCGCTGGGCCATGTGGATGTACTGGTGAGCAATGCGGGCATTGCCCAGCAGAAGCTGTTCACCGACATCACCCCGGAGGAGTGGCAGCACATGCTGGATGTGAACCTGACCGGTGCATTCCACCTGTGTCAGCTGGCGCTGCCGGGCATGATCCGCCGCAAGGCCGGACGCATCCTGACGGTGAGCAGCATGTGGGGCCAGACCGGCGGCAGCTGCGAAGTGCACTACTCCGCAGCAAAGGCGGGCCTGATCGGCCTGACCAAGGCTTTGGCCAAAGAAGAAGGCCCCAGCGGCATCACAGTGAACTGTGTTGCGCCCGGGGTCATCGATACCGATATGATGGCAGCGTTCACCGCCGAGGATAAGGCGGCGCTGGCCGAGGAGACCCCGGTGGGCCGTCTTGGCAGCGCAGATGAGGTGGCAAGGCTGCTGGTGTTTCTGGCGGGCGAGGATGCCGGCTACATCACTGGACAGGTGTTCGGTGTGAACGGAGGACTTGTGATCTGA
- a CDS encoding twin-arginine translocase TatA/TatE family subunit, with product MKIGFWELVVIVIVAFVFIGPDQLPVYAKKIGKMLRELKKYTGAASEEIQKNVVEPLNEIQAPLKEAVAPLTDIKKDIDNSVKDVTKSFTGIGKTSKEEAAKAEAAEEVTELTEEPVEELEEDAAPAAKAEENAPAEETAAPAEKAEEPTAPVEKAEPAAAPAEEKAEPAEEAAPAQEAAEAAPAAEPVEEDPRQNDVLPKD from the coding sequence ATGAAAATTGGTTTTTGGGAACTTGTCGTCATCGTGATCGTGGCGTTCGTGTTCATCGGCCCGGATCAGCTGCCCGTCTACGCAAAGAAGATCGGCAAGATGCTGCGTGAACTGAAAAAGTACACCGGCGCTGCTTCTGAGGAGATCCAGAAGAACGTTGTGGAGCCGCTGAATGAGATCCAGGCTCCCCTGAAGGAAGCCGTTGCCCCGCTGACCGATATCAAGAAGGATATCGACAACAGCGTCAAGGATGTGACCAAGAGCTTTACCGGTATCGGCAAGACCAGCAAGGAGGAAGCTGCCAAGGCAGAAGCTGCCGAGGAAGTGACCGAGCTGACCGAGGAGCCGGTGGAAGAGCTGGAAGAGGACGCTGCACCTGCCGCCAAGGCAGAGGAGAACGCTCCCGCTGAGGAGACCGCTGCACCTGCCGAAAAGGCCGAAGAACCCACTGCCCCGGTTGAAAAGGCTGAGCCTGCCGCTGCACCCGCAGAGGAAAAGGCCGAGCCTGCTGAGGAAGCGGCTCCCGCACAGGAAGCTGCCGAGGCTGCTCCTGCGGCCGAGCCGGTGGAGGAAGACCCTCGTCAGAATGATGTTCTGCCGAAGGACTGA
- a CDS encoding nucleoside deaminase: MTDFELMGLALEEARKAAALGEVPVGAVVARRGEVVAAAHNTRETEKNALHHAELLAIDAACKKLGGWRLWECELFVTLEPCPMCAGAILNSRVRRVVYGAADTKAGCCGSVTDLFAMPFNHHPVVESGLRAEEAQALLQAFFKDLRARLAAKPKWKPPVQPGQNMKKP; this comes from the coding sequence ATGACCGATTTTGAATTGATGGGCCTTGCGCTGGAGGAAGCCCGCAAGGCGGCGGCGCTGGGTGAGGTGCCGGTGGGGGCGGTAGTGGCCCGCAGGGGCGAGGTGGTCGCTGCGGCCCACAACACCCGCGAGACCGAAAAAAACGCGCTGCACCATGCAGAGCTGCTGGCCATCGATGCGGCGTGCAAAAAGCTGGGCGGCTGGCGGCTGTGGGAGTGTGAGCTGTTCGTTACACTGGAGCCCTGCCCCATGTGCGCCGGAGCGATCCTCAACAGCCGGGTGCGGCGGGTGGTATACGGTGCGGCAGACACCAAGGCAGGCTGCTGCGGCAGCGTGACCGACCTGTTCGCCATGCCCTTCAACCACCATCCGGTGGTGGAAAGCGGTCTGCGTGCCGAGGAGGCACAGGCGCTTTTGCAGGCGTTTTTCAAAGACCTGCGGGCACGGCTTGCGGCAAAGCCGAAGTGGAAACCGCCGGTACAGCCGGGGCAGAATATGAAAAAACCGTAA
- the tatC gene encoding twin-arginine translocase subunit TatC produces MATNVKRKKKKAEVMAEDGSMTLTGHLKELRNRLIICAVVFVVGVVVSLAYADRLIDLLTAMGRDYYEFVSIAPQEKLMQYFRVSILAGVVVTVPVAFYHIYAFAKPGLKKSESFFFKMVMLLGLILFCVGVLFAYKLMMPFMLRFLSTGIEGAEYIQTTTSIESYVNLCLTMFIIFGCVFEMPLITIILSKMGIINPQLLKQVRGIAIVIIFFIAAVVTPPDIVSQCMVAGPMVLLYFISIFLSGIFYKPKEDDDDEEDEGEDEE; encoded by the coding sequence GTGGCTACGAACGTTAAGCGCAAAAAGAAAAAAGCCGAAGTCATGGCAGAGGACGGCAGCATGACGCTGACCGGCCATCTGAAAGAACTGCGGAACAGGCTGATCATCTGCGCGGTGGTGTTCGTGGTGGGTGTTGTGGTCTCGCTGGCATACGCCGACCGTCTGATCGATCTGCTCACTGCCATGGGCCGCGACTATTACGAGTTTGTTTCAATTGCCCCGCAAGAAAAGCTGATGCAGTATTTCCGCGTCTCCATTCTGGCAGGCGTGGTGGTCACCGTTCCGGTGGCGTTCTACCACATTTATGCATTTGCAAAGCCCGGCCTGAAAAAGAGCGAGAGCTTCTTCTTCAAGATGGTCATGCTGCTGGGCCTGATCCTGTTCTGCGTGGGCGTGCTGTTCGCCTACAAGCTCATGATGCCCTTCATGCTGCGTTTCCTCAGCACCGGCATCGAGGGTGCAGAGTACATCCAGACCACCACCAGTATCGAGAGCTATGTCAACCTCTGTCTGACCATGTTCATCATTTTTGGCTGCGTGTTTGAGATGCCTCTGATCACCATTATCCTGTCCAAGATGGGCATTATCAACCCGCAGCTGCTCAAGCAGGTGCGCGGCATTGCCATCGTGATCATCTTCTTCATTGCAGCTGTTGTCACCCCGCCGGATATCGTGTCTCAGTGCATGGTGGCCGGCCCCATGGTGCTGCTGTACTTCATCAGCATCTTCCTGAGCGGCATCTTCTATAAGCCGAAAGAGGACGATGATGACGAAGAGGATGAGGGCGAGGACGAAGAGTAA
- a CDS encoding cysteine desulfurase family protein, translating into MENMEKVVYLDNAATTPCAPEALEMMVKALSGACGNPSSHYSVGYEAKEFVDTGRAQVAKAINASPAELFFTSCGSEADNWAVKGTAFTKARQNKKHLITSAFEHHAIMHSMAALERMGFEVTYIKPTAEGYIRPEDVEAAIRPDTALVSIMMANNEIGTIQPIKEIAEVAHKHGVWMHTDAVQAVGAIPVDVKELGVDMLSMSAHKFNGPKGMGALYCRKGVWPQNLIDGGSQEARHRAGTENVAGIAAMGKALEIATAHLDERMAHESELRDYVIDRVLKNIPEARLNGGRSPRLPNNVNISFPGLEGETILLDLDMHGICASTGSACNSDSLDPSHVLLSIGVPEEIGHGSMRFTFGPQNTMEEAKYLCDVLEEVIPRRRAMSCMWLQGQNTARQFSLKGEQ; encoded by the coding sequence ATGGAAAACATGGAAAAAGTGGTTTATCTGGATAATGCTGCCACCACTCCCTGTGCTCCCGAGGCACTGGAAATGATGGTCAAAGCCCTGAGCGGTGCCTGCGGCAACCCCAGCAGCCATTACAGTGTGGGCTATGAGGCCAAGGAATTCGTGGACACCGGCCGTGCGCAGGTGGCAAAGGCCATCAATGCAAGTCCGGCAGAGCTCTTCTTTACCAGCTGCGGCTCCGAGGCCGACAACTGGGCCGTAAAGGGCACTGCCTTCACCAAGGCACGCCAGAACAAAAAGCACCTCATCACCAGCGCTTTTGAGCATCATGCCATCATGCACAGCATGGCTGCACTGGAGCGCATGGGCTTTGAAGTGACCTATATCAAGCCCACCGCCGAGGGCTACATCCGCCCTGAGGACGTGGAAGCTGCCATCCGTCCCGATACCGCACTGGTCAGCATCATGATGGCCAACAACGAGATCGGCACCATCCAGCCCATCAAGGAGATCGCAGAGGTCGCACACAAGCACGGTGTCTGGATGCACACCGACGCGGTGCAGGCTGTGGGTGCCATCCCCGTGGATGTGAAGGAGCTGGGCGTGGATATGCTGTCCATGAGCGCTCACAAGTTCAACGGCCCCAAGGGTATGGGTGCACTGTACTGCCGTAAGGGCGTATGGCCCCAGAACCTGATCGATGGCGGCAGTCAGGAGGCCCGCCACCGTGCAGGCACCGAGAACGTGGCCGGCATTGCTGCCATGGGCAAGGCACTGGAGATCGCCACGGCGCATCTGGATGAGCGTATGGCCCACGAGTCTGAGCTGCGCGATTATGTCATCGACCGCGTCCTCAAGAACATCCCGGAAGCCCGCCTGAACGGCGGCCGCAGCCCCCGTCTGCCCAACAATGTGAACATCAGCTTCCCGGGTCTGGAAGGCGAGACCATCCTGCTGGATCTGGATATGCACGGCATCTGCGCCTCCACCGGCTCTGCCTGCAACTCCGACAGTCTGGACCCCAGCCACGTCCTGCTGAGCATCGGCGTGCCTGAGGAGATCGGCCACGGCTCCATGCGGTTTACCTTTGGCCCGCAGAACACCATGGAAGAAGCAAAATATCTGTGCGACGTGCTGGAGGAGGTCATTCCCCGCCGCCGTGCTATGAGTTGTATGTGGCTGCAGGGCCAGAACACGGCCCGCCAGTTCAGCCTGAAGGGAGAGCAGTAA
- the nifU gene encoding Fe-S cluster assembly scaffold protein NifU, giving the protein MASMYSAKVMEHFANPHNVGEIPDANGVGEVGNPKCGDIMRMYLKIENNVIVDVKFLTFGCGAAIATSSMATDLIKGKTIDEALKLTNKAVVEALEGLPPIKVHCSVLAEQAVKAALSDYYRRQGIDPEPIVGKLEEDCDHCESCGH; this is encoded by the coding sequence ATGGCAAGCATGTATAGCGCAAAGGTCATGGAGCATTTTGCAAATCCGCACAACGTGGGTGAAATCCCCGACGCAAACGGCGTGGGCGAAGTGGGCAACCCCAAGTGCGGCGACATCATGCGCATGTACCTGAAGATCGAGAACAACGTGATCGTGGATGTCAAGTTCCTCACCTTCGGCTGCGGTGCCGCCATCGCCACCAGCAGTATGGCCACTGACCTCATCAAGGGCAAGACCATCGACGAGGCCCTCAAGCTGACCAACAAGGCCGTTGTGGAAGCTCTGGAAGGTCTGCCTCCCATCAAGGTGCACTGCTCTGTTCTGGCCGAGCAGGCCGTCAAGGCTGCTCTGTCCGACTACTACCGCCGTCAGGGCATCGATCCGGAACCCATCGTGGGTAAGCTCGAAGAGGACTGCGACCACTGCGAGAGCTGCGGCCACTGA